In the Ilumatobacteraceae bacterium genome, one interval contains:
- the glyA gene encoding serine hydroxymethyltransferase, whose protein sequence is MPFHSDTHPDTEVERLIALEVERQTTGLQLIASENFTSPAVMRATGSVLTNKYAEGYPGKRYYGGNALVDDIESLAIERVKALFGAEHANVQPHSGANANMCVYQALLEPGDTVLGLSLDHGGHLTHGSPVNASGLLYHFVSYGVGGEERIDMESVRALAHEHRPKMIVAGTTSYPRRLDPEPFKAIADEVGALLMFDIAHLAGLVAGGAHPNPVPYADIVTFTTHKTLRGPRGGCILSKEEYAKAIDKAVFPGWQGGPLEHAIAGKAIAFYEASQPSFSEYAHQVVANASALAEALAGEGFRLVSGGTDNHLMVVDLQPFDAELTGKVAQAKLDEAGITLNKNTVPDDPRSPFVTSGVRIGTPSVTTQGMTESEMPVIASLIARALRDRDDEAALQSVRADVADLCAQFPAYPNGC, encoded by the coding sequence ATGCCGTTCCATTCCGACACTCATCCCGACACCGAGGTCGAACGCCTGATCGCGCTCGAGGTCGAGCGTCAGACGACCGGCCTCCAGCTGATCGCCAGCGAGAACTTCACCTCGCCGGCCGTGATGCGGGCGACCGGTTCGGTGCTGACCAACAAGTACGCCGAGGGATATCCCGGTAAGCGTTACTACGGCGGCAACGCGCTGGTCGACGACATCGAGTCGCTCGCGATCGAGCGGGTCAAGGCGCTGTTCGGCGCCGAGCACGCCAACGTGCAGCCGCACTCCGGGGCCAATGCGAACATGTGCGTCTACCAGGCGTTGCTCGAGCCGGGTGACACCGTGCTCGGCCTCAGCCTCGATCACGGCGGCCACCTCACGCACGGATCGCCGGTCAACGCGAGCGGCCTGCTCTACCACTTCGTCTCGTACGGAGTCGGCGGCGAGGAGCGCATCGACATGGAATCGGTGCGAGCGCTCGCCCACGAGCACCGTCCCAAGATGATCGTGGCCGGCACGACGAGCTACCCGCGCCGCCTCGATCCCGAGCCGTTCAAGGCGATTGCCGACGAGGTCGGTGCGCTGTTGATGTTCGACATCGCGCACCTCGCCGGCCTGGTCGCCGGTGGCGCCCACCCGAACCCGGTGCCGTACGCCGACATCGTGACGTTCACCACCCACAAGACCCTCCGGGGTCCGCGCGGCGGCTGCATCCTGTCCAAGGAGGAGTACGCCAAGGCGATCGACAAGGCCGTGTTCCCGGGTTGGCAGGGCGGCCCGCTCGAGCACGCGATCGCCGGCAAGGCGATCGCGTTCTACGAGGCGTCGCAGCCGAGCTTCTCTGAGTACGCCCACCAGGTCGTCGCGAACGCGTCGGCGCTGGCCGAGGCGTTGGCGGGGGAGGGCTTCCGGCTCGTCTCCGGCGGTACCGACAACCACCTGATGGTCGTCGACCTGCAACCGTTCGATGCCGAACTCACCGGCAAGGTCGCGCAGGCGAAGCTCGACGAGGCCGGCATCACGCTCAACAAGAACACGGTGCCCGACGATCCGCGCAGCCCATTCGTCACCAGCGGCGTCCGGATCGGCACCCCGTCGGTCACCACCCAGGGCATGACCGAGTCGGAGATGCCCGTCATCGCCTCGCTGATCGCGCGGGCGCTGCGCGACCGCGACGACGAGGCGGCGCTGCAGTCGGTTCGGGCCGACGTCGCCGACCTGTGCGCCCAGTTCCCCGCCTACCCCAACGGCTGCTGA
- a CDS encoding undecaprenyl/decaprenyl-phosphate alpha-N-acetylglucosaminyl 1-phosphate transferase codes for MTPGFGDFLLIGVVAAVVTFATTPLVRAAASQRGWVVAPNERSVHTSPIPHVGGFAMLAGFCAALLTAWAIGAFAPIFESNSEPLGVLIAALIVFATGLLDDVRDMAPQGKVTGVVLAGAALSWFGVTIDYFRVPFYDVLVLSNDWKPLVTVLWLLGMTQAINLIDGLDGLAAGIVAIASMSFFLYSNRLNDLGLLSDRNIGPLVAMITAGICIGFLPHNFNPARIFMGDSGAFLLGLMLAVSTSVVGGRADPNTQQFVGQTFFFFAPLVIPLLILGVPILDTTFAIVRRASKRQALDVADKGHLHHRLMNLGHGHRRSVLILWTWTALLSGFVLYPVLTDDNPRYLPFGMGALAIVLFTVLHPSVRRKRAMEVEAALERPASEQVDPSRPERRESDATGEISRPGPGDGAIGDDLDGPGTPDGEADSSGDSTPGSAGERATERGPLGPNMPKNEESENRGRQELPLDVDAD; via the coding sequence GTGACGCCCGGCTTCGGTGACTTCCTCCTGATCGGCGTCGTCGCCGCGGTCGTCACGTTCGCCACGACGCCGCTCGTGCGGGCGGCCGCGAGCCAGCGGGGCTGGGTGGTGGCACCCAACGAACGCTCGGTCCACACGTCGCCGATCCCGCACGTCGGCGGGTTCGCGATGCTCGCCGGGTTCTGCGCGGCATTGCTGACCGCCTGGGCGATCGGTGCGTTCGCACCGATCTTCGAGAGCAACTCCGAACCGCTCGGTGTACTGATCGCCGCGTTGATCGTCTTCGCGACCGGACTGCTCGACGACGTCCGCGACATGGCCCCGCAGGGCAAGGTCACGGGTGTGGTGCTCGCCGGCGCTGCGCTGTCGTGGTTCGGTGTGACGATCGACTACTTCCGGGTGCCGTTCTACGACGTGCTGGTGTTGTCGAACGACTGGAAGCCGCTCGTCACCGTGCTGTGGCTGCTCGGCATGACGCAGGCGATCAACCTGATCGACGGTCTCGACGGGCTGGCCGCCGGCATCGTGGCGATCGCGTCGATGTCGTTCTTCCTGTACTCCAATCGCCTGAACGATCTCGGGTTGCTGTCCGACCGCAACATCGGGCCGTTGGTCGCGATGATCACGGCGGGGATCTGCATCGGGTTCCTGCCGCACAACTTCAATCCGGCACGGATCTTCATGGGCGACAGCGGTGCCTTCCTGCTCGGACTCATGCTCGCGGTGTCGACCAGCGTCGTCGGCGGCCGCGCCGACCCGAACACGCAGCAGTTCGTCGGGCAGACGTTCTTCTTCTTCGCTCCGCTGGTGATCCCGCTGCTGATCCTCGGTGTCCCGATCCTCGACACGACGTTCGCGATCGTGCGCCGGGCGTCGAAGCGGCAGGCGCTCGACGTCGCCGACAAGGGGCACCTGCACCATCGGCTGATGAACCTCGGCCACGGGCACCGCCGCAGCGTCCTGATCCTGTGGACCTGGACCGCGCTGCTGTCGGGCTTCGTGCTGTACCCGGTGCTGACCGACGACAACCCGCGCTACCTGCCGTTCGGGATGGGTGCCCTGGCGATCGTGCTGTTCACGGTGCTGCACCCGAGCGTGCGACGCAAGCGGGCGATGGAGGTCGAGGCCGCCCTCGAGCGTCCCGCCTCCGAGCAGGTCGACCCCTCGCGTCCCGAGCGTCGTGAGTCCGATGCCACCGGCGAGATCTCCCGCCCGGGCCCCGGCGACGGAGCGATCGGTGACGATCTCGACGGTCCGGGAACACCGGACGGCGAGGCGGACTCGTCGGGTGATTCGACGCCGGGGAGCGCCGGCGAGCGAGCGACCGAGCGCGGTCCGCTCGGCCCGAACATGCCGAAAAACGAGGAATCCGAGAATCGCGGTCGGCAGGAGTTGCCACTGGACGTCGACGCGGACTAG
- a CDS encoding AtpZ/AtpI family protein — MKPLLSALRSGRASDRIAPSSDDSLGRGMDLALTVLVFLGLGALIDRWLGLFPVFTITLVLFAAIGAFVRMKFVYDATMERHEATRLAGRSPAPIEDAA; from the coding sequence ATGAAGCCGCTCCTCTCCGCCCTCCGCTCCGGTCGCGCCAGCGACCGCATCGCGCCCAGCAGCGACGACTCGCTCGGTCGCGGCATGGACCTGGCGTTGACGGTGCTCGTGTTCCTCGGCCTGGGCGCACTGATCGACCGCTGGCTCGGGTTGTTCCCGGTGTTCACGATCACGTTGGTCCTCTTCGCGGCCATCGGGGCGTTCGTGCGGATGAAATTCGTGTACGACGCCACCATGGAACGTCACGAGGCCACCCGGCTCGCCGGACGATCGCCCGCTCCGATCGAGGATGCAGCGTGA
- a CDS encoding ATP synthase subunit I — MNAETSAMVTQLDGEPVEIQVSADMIKRGLVVAPVMIGVCALIWGSAGAWSAAFAIGLVLVNFALSAALISYTAKISLGLMMGATLFGYLIRLGLIMLAVLLVKDAGWISLPALGTTIIVTHLGLLLWELKYVAISLAHPGLKPARP, encoded by the coding sequence GTGAACGCCGAGACGTCAGCGATGGTGACGCAACTCGACGGTGAGCCCGTCGAGATCCAGGTCTCCGCCGACATGATCAAGCGCGGCCTCGTCGTCGCTCCGGTCATGATCGGTGTCTGCGCCCTCATCTGGGGCTCGGCCGGCGCATGGTCCGCCGCCTTCGCGATCGGGCTCGTGCTCGTCAACTTCGCGTTGTCGGCAGCGCTGATCTCGTACACCGCCAAGATCTCGCTCGGTCTGATGATGGGAGCCACCCTGTTCGGCTACCTGATTCGCCTCGGGCTCATCATGCTGGCCGTACTCCTCGTGAAGGATGCCGGTTGGATTTCGCTTCCGGCACTCGGAACGACCATCATTGTGACGCACCTCGGACTTCTGCTCTGGGAGCTGAAGTACGTCGCGATCTCCCTTGCCCACCCTGGCCTCAAGCCTGCCCGCCCGTAA
- the atpB gene encoding F0F1 ATP synthase subunit A, whose protein sequence is MLALEFPPINEILRWRDLIDPIGLNKVALISVFAALISIVIFLLASNQDGMKAPKGVRNLAETIVEFIENQIILPTMGKDGLGWTPFMLSLFAFIYLVNVPGIIPIIYMPATARIAIPLFLSLLVWVIFIGVGFKHQGIGYIKNSLMPPGVPGPLYILVIPIEFISTFLVRPFSLTVRLFANMLAGHILLVTFALLTEELVQGDSWILKPVGILPFFMLMFITAFEVLVGFLQAYIFTILAAVYIGGAAHPEH, encoded by the coding sequence GTGCTCGCACTCGAATTCCCGCCGATCAACGAGATCCTCCGCTGGAGGGACCTCATCGACCCCATCGGTCTCAACAAGGTCGCGCTGATCTCCGTCTTCGCGGCGCTGATCTCGATCGTGATCTTCCTCCTGGCATCGAACCAGGACGGCATGAAGGCGCCGAAGGGCGTGCGCAACCTGGCCGAGACGATCGTCGAGTTCATCGAGAACCAGATCATCCTGCCGACCATGGGCAAGGACGGCCTCGGCTGGACTCCGTTCATGCTGAGCCTGTTCGCCTTCATCTATCTGGTGAACGTGCCCGGCATCATCCCGATCATCTACATGCCGGCGACGGCTCGCATCGCGATCCCGCTGTTCCTCTCGCTGCTCGTCTGGGTCATCTTCATCGGCGTCGGCTTCAAGCACCAGGGCATCGGCTACATCAAGAACTCGCTCATGCCGCCGGGCGTGCCGGGGCCGTTGTACATCCTCGTGATCCCGATCGAGTTCATCTCGACGTTCCTCGTCCGCCCGTTCTCGTTGACGGTTCGACTCTTCGCCAACATGCTCGCCGGGCACATCCTGCTCGTGACGTTCGCACTGCTCACCGAGGAGCTCGTGCAGGGCGACAGCTGGATCCTCAAGCCGGTCGGCATCCTGCCCTTCTTCATGCTGATGTTCATCACGGCATTCGAAGTTCTCGTCGGCTTCCTGCAGGCCTACATCTTCACCATTCTCGCTGCCGTGTACATCGGCGGTGCAGCACACCCCGAGCACTGA
- the atpE gene encoding ATP synthase F0 subunit C, translating into MEAFSILAALTGDEAKAAAAAGSAGFAYGLAAIGPGIGIGYLVGKSVEAMARQPEAAGMVRTTMFLGIAFTEALALIGFVVFILIGL; encoded by the coding sequence ATGGAAGCATTCAGCATCCTCGCAGCCCTCACCGGTGACGAAGCCAAGGCTGCGGCTGCGGCCGGGTCCGCCGGCTTCGCCTACGGCCTCGCGGCCATCGGCCCCGGCATCGGCATCGGCTACCTCGTCGGTAAGTCGGTCGAGGCCATGGCCCGTCAGCCCGAAGCGGCCGGCATGGTCCGCACCACGATGTTCCTCGGCATCGCCTTCACCGAGGCGCTCGCCCTGATCGGCTTCGTGGTGTTCATCCTCATCGGTCTCTGA
- a CDS encoding ATP synthase F0 subunit B, translated as MLTAVVTRGSQIEVKFVAAEEGEGEHTEVDCEFPLEEGSSGNYPCEEGPSPIAPEVKELAWGAGSFIVLALLMRFFLFPRLKKGMDARYAHIRAGHEQADNARAAARAEVSEYESALATVKAEANERVDAARHTLETERQARLAEVNAAIAAKREAAAAEAEAAREAVRGDITTAATDVTARTIELATGKTPDPDAVRSAVEQSMTAGVAS; from the coding sequence GTGCTGACTGCCGTCGTCACCCGGGGCTCACAGATCGAGGTGAAGTTCGTCGCCGCCGAAGAAGGCGAAGGCGAACACACCGAAGTCGACTGCGAGTTCCCACTCGAAGAAGGTTCATCGGGCAACTACCCCTGCGAAGAGGGGCCGAGCCCGATCGCGCCCGAGGTCAAAGAACTCGCATGGGGAGCCGGCTCGTTCATCGTGCTGGCGCTGCTCATGCGCTTCTTCCTCTTCCCGCGGCTCAAGAAGGGCATGGATGCGCGCTACGCGCACATCCGAGCCGGTCACGAGCAGGCCGACAACGCCCGTGCGGCCGCCCGGGCCGAAGTGTCCGAGTACGAATCGGCGCTCGCCACGGTCAAGGCCGAGGCGAACGAACGGGTCGACGCGGCACGCCACACGCTCGAGACCGAGCGCCAGGCACGGCTCGCCGAGGTCAACGCGGCGATCGCCGCCAAGCGTGAGGCAGCGGCCGCAGAGGCCGAGGCCGCTCGTGAGGCCGTCCGTGGCGACATCACCACAGCGGCGACCGACGTGACGGCCCGCACGATCGAGTTGGCCACGGGCAAGACACCCGACCCCGACGCGGTCCGCTCCGCTGTCGAGCAGTCGATGACCGCAGGAGTCGCCTCATGA
- the atpH gene encoding ATP synthase F1 subunit delta: MSDARIDGYARALFEVARAEGTIDEVEDELFRFARSFESSDELRNALTDEQVPAAKRQAIVEDLLGGKATSTTSQLVSMVVGSGRGRDLPAIINKLVARAASSKDLSVAEVRSAVALTDDQQDRLKAALANATGKQVSLKVIVDPSVLGGLVATVGDTVIDGSVRTRVDQLKSRL, translated from the coding sequence ATGTCCGACGCACGCATCGACGGATACGCCAGGGCCCTGTTCGAGGTCGCCCGCGCCGAAGGCACGATCGACGAGGTCGAAGACGAGCTGTTCCGCTTCGCCCGTTCGTTCGAGTCAAGCGACGAGCTCCGCAACGCACTCACCGACGAGCAGGTGCCGGCCGCCAAGCGGCAGGCGATCGTCGAGGATCTCCTCGGCGGCAAGGCGACGTCGACCACGTCGCAGCTGGTGTCGATGGTCGTCGGCTCCGGCCGCGGTCGTGACCTGCCCGCCATCATCAACAAGCTGGTCGCCCGTGCGGCCAGTTCGAAGGACCTGTCGGTTGCCGAGGTGCGAAGCGCCGTGGCACTGACCGACGATCAGCAGGATCGCCTCAAGGCTGCGCTGGCCAACGCCACCGGCAAGCAGGTGAGCCTGAAGGTCATCGTCGACCCCTCCGTCCTGGGCGGCCTCGTCGCCACCGTGGGCGACACCGTCATCGACGGCAGTGTCCGCACTCGCGTCGACCAACTCAAGAGCCGTCTCTAG
- the atpA gene encoding F0F1 ATP synthase subunit alpha, producing the protein MAELTISAADIASALKNNLEGLETDLEARTVGRVAEVGDGIARVSGLPGAAVNELLEFEDGSVGLALNLDEDSIGAVVLGDVDKIEEGQTVKATGRILSIPVGDAMLGRVVNALGQPIDGGGDIVGGIERRMEVQAPGILGRKPVHEPLQTGIKSIDAMTPIGRGQRELIIGDRKTGKTAIAIDTILNQKGLGVKCIYVAIGQKGSTVAQTVATLREAGAMEYTVVVSAPAADSAPFKYLAPYAGCAIGQHWMENGEHALVVYDDLSKQADAYRQLSLLLRRPPGREAYPGDVFYLHSRLLERAAKLSDDNGAGSLTALPIIETKAGDVSAFIPTNVISITDGQVFLQDSLFKSGIRPAVDVGISVSRVGSAAQTKAMKAVAGTLKLDLAQFRELEAFATFGSELDAVSKAQLERGYRLVELLKQPLNSPMPVEQQVVSIFAGTKGYLDDVATTDVVRFERELLEFMQSRHGGLLSELRSGGIPDDLAGAVESFKEQFQGGAAGGHHVDPSSVDADELGDAASAKTLATE; encoded by the coding sequence ATGGCTGAACTCACCATCTCCGCCGCCGACATCGCATCGGCGCTCAAGAACAACCTCGAAGGTCTGGAGACCGATCTCGAGGCTCGCACCGTCGGCCGCGTCGCCGAGGTCGGCGACGGCATCGCCCGCGTCTCGGGTCTGCCCGGCGCGGCCGTGAACGAGCTCCTCGAGTTCGAGGACGGCTCCGTCGGGCTCGCCCTCAACCTCGACGAGGACTCGATCGGCGCCGTCGTGCTCGGCGACGTCGACAAGATCGAAGAGGGGCAGACGGTCAAGGCGACCGGCCGCATCCTCTCGATCCCGGTCGGCGACGCCATGCTGGGTCGGGTCGTCAACGCCCTCGGTCAGCCGATCGACGGCGGTGGCGACATCGTCGGCGGCATCGAGCGCCGTATGGAGGTCCAGGCCCCCGGCATCCTCGGTCGGAAGCCGGTGCACGAGCCGCTGCAGACGGGCATCAAGTCGATCGACGCGATGACGCCGATCGGCCGTGGCCAGCGCGAGCTGATCATCGGTGACCGCAAGACCGGCAAGACCGCGATCGCGATCGACACGATCCTCAACCAGAAGGGTCTCGGCGTGAAGTGCATCTACGTCGCGATCGGCCAGAAGGGCTCGACGGTCGCCCAGACCGTCGCCACCCTCCGCGAGGCCGGCGCGATGGAGTACACCGTCGTCGTCTCGGCGCCGGCCGCCGACTCGGCCCCCTTCAAGTACCTCGCTCCGTATGCCGGTTGCGCCATCGGGCAGCACTGGATGGAGAACGGCGAGCACGCCCTCGTGGTGTACGACGACCTCTCCAAGCAGGCCGACGCCTACCGTCAGCTGTCGCTGCTCCTGCGTCGCCCCCCGGGCCGTGAGGCGTACCCCGGCGACGTGTTCTACCTGCACAGCCGGCTGCTCGAGCGGGCCGCCAAGCTGTCCGACGACAACGGCGCCGGCTCGCTGACCGCCCTGCCGATCATCGAGACCAAGGCCGGTGACGTCTCGGCGTTCATCCCGACCAACGTGATCTCGATCACCGACGGCCAGGTCTTCCTGCAGGACAGCCTGTTCAAGTCCGGTATCCGCCCGGCCGTCGACGTGGGCATCTCCGTGTCGCGAGTCGGTTCGGCCGCCCAGACCAAGGCCATGAAGGCCGTCGCCGGTACGTTGAAGCTCGACCTCGCACAGTTCCGTGAGCTCGAGGCGTTCGCCACGTTCGGTTCCGAACTCGACGCCGTGTCCAAGGCGCAGCTCGAGCGTGGCTACCGCCTCGTCGAGTTGTTGAAGCAGCCGCTCAACAGCCCGATGCCCGTCGAACAGCAGGTCGTCTCGATCTTCGCCGGTACCAAGGGGTACCTCGACGACGTCGCCACCACCGACGTCGTGCGCTTCGAGCGCGAGCTGCTCGAGTTCATGCAGAGCCGCCACGGTGGTCTGCTCTCCGAGCTCCGTTCGGGTGGCATTCCCGACGACCTGGCCGGTGCGGTCGAGTCGTTCAAGGAGCAGTTCCAGGGTGGCGCCGCCGGCGGCCACCACGTCGACCCGTCGAGTGTCGATGCCGACGAGCTGGGCGACGCTGCGTCGGCCAAGACCCTCGCGACGGAGTGA
- a CDS encoding F0F1 ATP synthase subunit gamma, translating to MAGGQERILKGRIRSMQATKKITRAMELIAGSRIVKAQQRVQAAVPYSEQITEVVKDLAAAGASSDSPLLAGRPEIKNTCYVVITADRGLCGGYNAGVQRAAEGEIKADVLAGKGYEIIPVGRKAESYFRFREYELGKAFGGFSDQPTYDDAKAIGQHVVALYASGHVDKVELVYTRFITPGNQEVVLRPLVPLSEDTVAGGDGKAGSDDGSGSDYEFEPDPGTILDTLLPRYVEARVYAALLNAAASEHAFRQRAMKSATDNAEELIRTLSITMNRARQASITTEIMEIVGGAEALGGGKNTELRIVDLDLNMGFGEPEAQGPAPAAPTPTSTVQHAASPTVATESPTTGAATATIEPDDLTRIKGVAGVLESRLHEMGITTFKEITTWTDEDMDRIDDSLGFEGRIQRDDWQGQARRFHNEKYPDDQI from the coding sequence ATGGCAGGTGGACAGGAACGCATTCTGAAGGGCCGCATCCGTTCGATGCAGGCCACGAAGAAGATCACGCGCGCCATGGAGCTGATCGCGGGATCCCGCATCGTCAAGGCTCAGCAGCGCGTGCAAGCGGCTGTCCCGTACTCGGAGCAGATCACCGAGGTGGTCAAGGATCTCGCGGCCGCAGGTGCGTCGAGCGATTCACCGCTCCTGGCCGGGCGTCCAGAGATCAAGAACACGTGCTACGTGGTGATCACGGCCGACCGTGGTCTGTGCGGCGGCTACAACGCCGGTGTGCAGCGTGCCGCCGAGGGTGAGATCAAGGCCGATGTCCTCGCGGGCAAGGGGTACGAGATCATTCCGGTCGGTCGGAAGGCCGAGAGCTACTTCAGGTTCCGTGAGTACGAGCTCGGCAAGGCGTTCGGTGGTTTCAGTGACCAGCCGACGTACGACGACGCCAAGGCGATCGGCCAGCACGTCGTGGCGCTGTATGCCAGTGGCCACGTCGACAAGGTCGAGCTGGTGTACACCCGCTTCATCACGCCGGGCAACCAGGAAGTCGTGCTGCGCCCGCTCGTGCCGCTGTCGGAAGACACGGTCGCCGGCGGTGACGGCAAGGCCGGCTCCGACGACGGCTCGGGTTCCGACTACGAGTTCGAGCCGGATCCCGGCACGATCCTCGACACGCTGTTGCCCCGGTACGTCGAAGCTCGCGTCTACGCCGCACTCCTCAACGCAGCCGCCTCCGAGCACGCATTCCGCCAGCGGGCCATGAAGTCGGCGACCGACAACGCCGAAGAGCTCATCCGCACGCTCAGTATCACCATGAACCGCGCTCGCCAGGCCTCGATCACCACGGAGATCATGGAGATCGTCGGTGGCGCCGAAGCACTCGGCGGCGGCAAGAACACCGAACTCCGGATCGTCGATCTCGATCTCAACATGGGGTTCGGCGAGCCCGAAGCGCAAGGTCCCGCGCCGGCAGCCCCCACACCGACGTCGACGGTGCAGCACGCTGCGTCGCCGACCGTCGCGACCGAGTCGCCGACGACCGGTGCCGCGACCGCCACGATCGAACCCGACGACCTCACGCGCATCAAGGGTGTCGCCGGTGTCCTCGAATCCCGACTCCACGAGATGGGGATCACCACCTTCAAGGAGATCACCACGTGGACGGACGAAGACATGGATCGCATCGACGATTCGCTCGGCTTCGAAGGCCGGATCCAGCGAGACGACTGGCAGGGACAAGCCCGTCGTTTCCACAATGAGAAGTACCCCGACGACCAGATCTGA
- the atpD gene encoding F0F1 ATP synthase subunit beta, giving the protein MTMTEPSTGLKDGRVVGIAGPVIDVEFPPNSLPELNSAVEFEVELDGETIVVLAEVAQQLGHGRVRAVCLKPTDGLKRGTPVKNLGHGIQVPVGDIVLGNVWNVWGEALDHQPEGLDQAERWDIHRPAPDFDALEPSARLFPTGIKVIDLLTPYVAGGKIGLFGGAGVGKTVLITEMINRVASQHGGVSVFAGVGERTREGTDLRLEMQESGVYEKAALVFGQMDEPPGVRLRVALSALTMAEYFRDVQGQDVLLFVDNIFRFVQAGSEVSTLLGRMPSAVGYQPTLADEMGQLQERITSTRGRSITSLQAVYVPADDYTDPAPFTTFTHLDATTELSRQVAALGIYPAVDPLASTSTILSPEVVGDHHYNVARRVQENLQRYKELQDIIAILGLDELSDEDRLTVNRARKIQRFLSQPFFVAKVFTGLDGEFVPVEETVESFDAILKGELDDVPEQAFLNVGGVEQVLAKAKTLQES; this is encoded by the coding sequence ATGACCATGACAGAACCATCAACTGGCCTGAAGGACGGACGCGTCGTCGGCATCGCCGGCCCCGTGATCGACGTCGAGTTCCCGCCGAACTCGCTGCCCGAGCTGAACTCGGCCGTCGAGTTCGAGGTCGAACTCGACGGTGAGACCATCGTCGTCCTCGCCGAGGTCGCCCAGCAGCTCGGTCACGGCCGTGTGCGTGCGGTCTGCCTGAAGCCGACCGACGGCCTGAAGCGCGGCACCCCGGTGAAGAACCTGGGTCACGGCATCCAGGTGCCGGTCGGCGACATCGTGCTCGGCAACGTCTGGAACGTGTGGGGCGAAGCGCTCGACCACCAGCCGGAGGGCCTCGATCAGGCCGAGCGTTGGGACATCCACCGCCCGGCCCCCGACTTCGACGCGCTCGAGCCGTCGGCCCGTCTCTTCCCGACCGGCATCAAGGTCATCGACCTCCTCACCCCGTACGTGGCAGGCGGCAAGATCGGCCTGTTCGGCGGCGCCGGTGTCGGCAAGACCGTGCTCATCACCGAGATGATCAACCGTGTCGCCTCGCAGCACGGTGGTGTGTCGGTGTTCGCCGGCGTGGGTGAGCGCACCCGTGAAGGCACCGACCTCCGTCTGGAGATGCAGGAGTCGGGCGTCTACGAGAAGGCCGCGCTGGTCTTCGGCCAGATGGACGAGCCGCCGGGCGTGCGCCTGCGGGTCGCCCTGTCGGCACTCACGATGGCGGAGTACTTCCGCGACGTGCAGGGGCAGGACGTGCTGCTGTTCGTCGACAACATCTTCCGCTTCGTGCAGGCCGGTTCCGAGGTGTCGACGCTGCTCGGCCGTATGCCCTCCGCCGTGGGTTACCAGCCGACCCTCGCCGACGAGATGGGCCAGCTCCAGGAGCGGATCACCTCGACCCGCGGCCGCTCGATCACGTCGCTCCAGGCCGTCTACGTGCCTGCTGACGACTACACCGACCCGGCTCCGTTCACCACGTTCACGCACCTCGACGCCACCACCGAGCTCTCCCGCCAGGTCGCGGCGCTCGGTATCTACCCGGCGGTCGACCCGCTGGCGTCGACCTCGACGATCCTGAGCCCGGAGGTCGTCGGCGATCACCACTACAACGTGGCCCGCCGCGTGCAGGAGAACCTGCAGCGCTACAAGGAACTCCAGGACATCATCGCGATCCTCGGCCTCGACGAACTGTCCGACGAAGACCGTCTGACCGTCAACCGGGCCCGCAAGATCCAGCGCTTCCTGTCGCAGCCGTTCTTCGTCGCCAAGGTCTTCACCGGCCTCGACGGTGAGTTCGTGCCGGTCGAGGAGACCGTCGAGAGCTTCGACGCGATCCTCAAGGGCGAGCTCGACGACGTGCCGGAGCAGGCATTCCTGAACGTCGGCGGTGTCGAGCAGGTGCTCGCCAAGGCGAAGACCCTCCAGGAGAGCTGA
- the atpC gene encoding ATP synthase F1 subunit epsilon yields the protein MANLMTVEVVSPEQVLYSGEATMVITRTLGGGEIAFQPGHAAFLGALQECHTRVFLDGGAVEDIAVHGGFVEVSSNKVSILSDSAELGTDIDIERARAAKDRAETALRHAHDAEAVSALSRAHARLNAARVSV from the coding sequence ATGGCGAACCTCATGACCGTCGAAGTGGTGTCGCCCGAGCAGGTCCTCTACTCGGGCGAGGCGACCATGGTCATCACGCGGACGCTCGGCGGTGGCGAGATCGCCTTCCAGCCGGGGCACGCAGCGTTCCTCGGTGCCCTGCAGGAGTGCCACACCCGCGTCTTCCTCGACGGCGGCGCCGTCGAGGACATCGCGGTCCATGGCGGGTTCGTCGAGGTCAGCAGCAACAAGGTGTCGATCCTGAGCGACTCGGCCGAACTCGGCACCGACATCGACATCGAGCGGGCGCGTGCCGCCAAGGACCGCGCCGAGACCGCGCTGCGTCACGCACACGACGCCGAAGCGGTCAGTGCGCTGAGCCGGGCCCACGCCCGCCTCAACGCCGCCCGCGTCTCGGTCTGA